Proteins from a genomic interval of Hornefia porci:
- a CDS encoding GTP-binding protein, which produces MEIPVYLFTGFLESGKTTFIQEALEGPDFNMGERTLFLLCEEGETEYHPSKFFGTNVFFETVENEEDLSEELLVSLQKKHRVERVIVEYNGMWGLDSFYRAMPAEWLTYQEMMFADARTFLSYNQNMRQLVFDKLKSAELVVFNRCDRKKMDEVDEEGVSTKMQFHKIVRVANRKSQILYEYGENDVEMDTIPDPLPFDTEQPVITIRDDWYAEWYRDINEDQQKYDGKVLHLKGRLVNGGDIPKNKFVFGRHVMTCCVEDIQFAGLVCKWTDEAASFGNGDWVTVSAKVRIEDDPVYAGEGPGPVLYCTEVKKAAPAVPEVATF; this is translated from the coding sequence ATGGAAATACCGGTATATCTGTTTACAGGCTTTCTGGAGTCGGGAAAGACCACGTTCATCCAGGAGGCTCTGGAAGGTCCGGACTTTAATATGGGTGAGCGGACTTTGTTTCTGCTGTGCGAAGAGGGCGAGACGGAATATCACCCCTCTAAGTTTTTCGGAACGAATGTTTTCTTTGAGACTGTTGAGAATGAAGAGGATCTCAGCGAGGAACTGCTGGTCAGCCTGCAGAAGAAGCACCGCGTGGAACGCGTAATTGTAGAATACAACGGAATGTGGGGACTGGACAGCTTTTATCGCGCTATGCCTGCAGAATGGCTGACCTATCAGGAAATGATGTTTGCGGACGCCCGCACATTTCTGTCATATAATCAGAATATGCGGCAGCTGGTGTTCGACAAGCTGAAGAGCGCGGAGCTTGTGGTGTTCAACCGCTGTGACCGCAAAAAAATGGATGAGGTCGATGAGGAAGGCGTTTCCACAAAGATGCAGTTCCATAAAATTGTCCGGGTCGCCAACCGGAAGAGCCAGATACTCTACGAGTACGGCGAAAATGATGTTGAGATGGACACGATTCCGGATCCGCTGCCCTTCGACACGGAGCAGCCGGTCATCACGATCCGGGACGACTGGTATGCGGAATGGTACCGCGATATCAACGAAGATCAGCAGAAATATGACGGCAAGGTTCTTCATCTGAAGGGACGTCTGGTGAACGGCGGAGACATTCCGAAGAACAAATTCGTGTTCGGACGCCATGTCATGACCTGCTGCGTCGAGGACATTCAGTTCGCGGGACTGGTCTGCAAATGGACCGATGAGGCGGCGTCCTTCGGAAACGGCGACTGGGTTACTGTTTCTGCAAAGGTCCGTATTGAAGATGATCCTGTGTATGCGGGCGAGGGCCCCGGGCCGGTGCTCTACTGCACCGAGGTGAAGAAGGCGGCGCCGGCGGTGCCGGAGGTCGCGACGTTCTGA